A genome region from Altererythrobacter aquiaggeris includes the following:
- a CDS encoding copper resistance protein B, with amino-acid sequence MKIRITSLLASIAVGSVLASPAAAQHAGHSPAEPQQSAEAQADAKTKCEEEAQRHRAMGHPVAEGACEPVAQPEVAMDHSTMDHSTMSHGSTTAQDGHSGMAMPMDAARPETTPGSHEGMDHGSMPHGTPAEGAMDHSQMNQGDMGQAEASNSSMDHGQMDHSQMNHGQTGSQDMQGMDHSAMQMGSNDDIPLLPPPPEAGSGPARAAVAIWGEEAMNEARRELVRETDGGMRFWFQGDRLEYRAREGVDGYLWDIQGYYGGDIDKFWFKSEGEGSFGEPVEGAEVQALWSRAIAPFFDLQTGVRQDLTGPERTHAVIGIQGIAPYQFEVDVAAFVSNKGDVTARFEGELDQRITQRLILQPRAEIALSAQDIPELGIGAGLDRIEAGLRLRYEFAREFAPYVGVSQEWRIGQSADFARAAGEDPSVTNYVVGMRFWF; translated from the coding sequence ATGAAGATTCGTATTACCAGCCTGCTCGCATCGATCGCAGTCGGCTCAGTTCTCGCCTCCCCCGCTGCGGCGCAGCATGCCGGTCATTCGCCGGCGGAGCCGCAGCAGAGCGCCGAGGCGCAGGCTGACGCCAAGACAAAGTGCGAAGAAGAAGCCCAGCGCCATCGCGCGATGGGGCACCCGGTAGCCGAAGGAGCTTGCGAACCAGTGGCCCAGCCTGAAGTTGCCATGGATCATTCGACGATGGACCATTCGACTATGTCTCATGGTTCGACGACCGCTCAGGATGGTCATTCGGGCATGGCAATGCCGATGGACGCTGCCCGTCCGGAGACTACACCCGGGAGTCATGAAGGAATGGATCATGGCTCGATGCCGCATGGCACGCCTGCCGAAGGCGCGATGGATCATTCGCAGATGAACCAAGGCGACATGGGTCAGGCGGAAGCCAGCAACTCGTCGATGGACCATGGGCAGATGGATCACAGCCAGATGAACCATGGGCAGACGGGATCGCAGGATATGCAGGGCATGGACCATTCGGCGATGCAGATGGGCTCGAACGACGATATCCCGCTGCTGCCGCCTCCTCCCGAAGCCGGGAGCGGTCCCGCGCGCGCGGCGGTCGCGATCTGGGGCGAGGAAGCCATGAACGAAGCGCGGCGCGAACTTGTCCGCGAGACCGACGGCGGGATGCGCTTCTGGTTTCAGGGCGACCGGCTCGAATACCGCGCCCGCGAGGGAGTGGATGGATATCTTTGGGACATCCAGGGCTATTATGGTGGTGATATCGACAAGTTCTGGTTCAAATCCGAGGGCGAAGGCAGCTTCGGTGAGCCTGTCGAGGGAGCCGAAGTCCAGGCACTCTGGAGCCGGGCGATCGCTCCCTTTTTCGACCTACAGACAGGTGTGCGCCAGGATTTAACAGGACCCGAGCGCACCCATGCTGTCATTGGCATACAGGGCATTGCTCCCTACCAGTTCGAGGTCGACGTTGCAGCGTTCGTATCGAACAAGGGTGATGTAACCGCGCGCTTCGAGGGCGAGCTTGATCAGCGCATCACGCAGCGGCTGATCCTCCAGCCGCGAGCCGAAATCGCTCTTTCGGCTCAGGATATTCCCGAACTCGGCATTGGCGCTGGCCTCGACCGGATCGAGGCAGGTCTGCGTCTTCGCTACGAGTTCGCACGCGAATTCGCGCCCTATGTCGGCGTCTCCCAGGAGTGGCGGATCGGTCAGAGTGCC
- a CDS encoding copper resistance system multicopper oxidase encodes MPALNRRRFLGTSASGLGLLGLSGAMPAWARGADILAGNARKGLDEVSGPNIDLTVARSAFATGNRRGGAIAVNGTIPGPLLRLKEGTTVRLNVHNQLEEDTSIHWHGLLVPFELDGVPGVSFPGVKPGETFTAEFPVRQSGTYWWHSHSGLQEQAGHYGAIVVDPAGPDPVQADREYIVVLSEFSEMSPHTIFDKLKKGEGYFNYNMNTWTDDYPLSGEDRRMWARMRMMPTDLSDVSAPAYTYLLNGHGPLDNLEYLFRPGERVRLRFINAGAMTFFNIRIPGLPMTVVQADGQNVEPVEVDEFQIGVAETYDVVVTPGEQQAYTLVAESVDRSGMGIATLASAPGARAAIPPLRDPPLLTMADMGMSGMDHGAGSNDAGMTGMDHGAGGMAGMDHGSSGAAGADGMSGMDGGSAEMAGMAGMAGGMQMRDTSLLPPDVKVGPGLDMVSMNPVDRMGDPGIGLADVPHRTLDYRKLRSLTPHQEGRTPSRRMEIHLTGNMERYMWSFDGKKFSAVSDEPIRFAYNERVRVKLINNTMMAHPIHLHGHFFELVNGAPADRQPLKHTVNVQPGGSAQFDLTADEPGDWAFHCHLLYHMHAGMFQIVTVANPDGSEA; translated from the coding sequence ATGCCTGCCCTCAATCGCCGAAGATTCCTTGGAACAAGTGCTAGCGGGCTGGGCCTGCTTGGTCTCTCCGGTGCCATGCCGGCCTGGGCGCGCGGCGCGGACATCCTTGCAGGAAACGCCCGCAAAGGGCTGGATGAAGTATCCGGGCCGAATATCGACCTCACTGTCGCGCGGTCTGCCTTTGCAACCGGCAACAGACGCGGCGGCGCCATCGCCGTCAACGGCACGATCCCCGGCCCGTTGTTGCGTTTGAAGGAAGGCACGACCGTCCGATTGAACGTCCATAACCAGCTCGAGGAAGACACCTCGATCCACTGGCACGGGCTGCTCGTGCCATTCGAACTCGACGGGGTGCCAGGTGTAAGCTTCCCCGGCGTCAAGCCCGGAGAGACCTTCACCGCTGAATTCCCGGTGCGCCAGTCGGGCACCTACTGGTGGCACTCGCATAGCGGCCTGCAGGAACAGGCCGGGCATTACGGCGCCATTGTGGTGGATCCGGCTGGACCCGATCCGGTCCAGGCGGACCGCGAATATATCGTGGTGCTCAGCGAATTCAGCGAAATGTCGCCCCACACGATTTTCGACAAGCTCAAGAAGGGCGAAGGCTACTTCAACTACAACATGAATACCTGGACCGACGACTATCCGCTTTCGGGCGAGGATCGCCGGATGTGGGCGAGAATGCGTATGATGCCGACCGACCTTAGCGATGTGTCGGCCCCAGCCTACACTTACCTGCTGAACGGTCATGGCCCGCTCGACAATCTGGAATATCTCTTCCGTCCGGGCGAGCGCGTGCGGCTGCGCTTCATCAATGCCGGGGCCATGACCTTCTTCAATATCCGCATTCCAGGCCTGCCGATGACCGTCGTTCAAGCCGACGGGCAGAACGTCGAGCCGGTCGAAGTGGACGAGTTCCAGATCGGCGTCGCGGAGACCTACGACGTCGTCGTGACGCCGGGTGAGCAGCAGGCGTACACATTGGTGGCCGAGTCGGTGGATAGGTCCGGAATGGGGATCGCAACGCTTGCGAGCGCGCCTGGCGCGCGCGCGGCCATTCCGCCGCTGCGCGATCCCCCGCTTCTGACCATGGCTGATATGGGCATGAGCGGTATGGACCACGGGGCTGGCAGCAACGATGCCGGTATGACCGGCATGGATCATGGCGCCGGCGGTATGGCCGGAATGGACCACGGATCGAGCGGAGCGGCTGGCGCGGATGGGATGTCCGGTATGGATGGCGGTTCGGCGGAGATGGCCGGAATGGCTGGCATGGCGGGAGGTATGCAGATGCGCGATACATCGCTCCTGCCTCCCGACGTGAAGGTCGGGCCCGGTCTCGACATGGTCTCGATGAACCCGGTCGACCGTATGGGCGACCCCGGCATCGGCCTTGCCGATGTCCCCCACCGCACCCTCGACTATCGCAAGCTCCGCTCGCTGACACCTCATCAGGAGGGGCGGACTCCCTCGCGGCGGATGGAAATCCATCTCACCGGGAACATGGAACGCTATATGTGGTCGTTCGACGGCAAGAAGTTCTCCGCCGTCTCCGACGAGCCGATCCGCTTTGCCTATAACGAACGCGTGCGTGTCAAATTGATAAACAACACGATGATGGCGCACCCGATCCACTTGCATGGGCACTTCTTCGAACTGGTTAACGGCGCACCTGCCGATCGTCAGCCGCTCAAGCACACGGTTAACGTGCAGCCGGGCGGCAGCGCGCAGTTCGACCTGACGGCGGACGAGCCGGGCGACTGGGCCTTCCACTGCCACCTTCTCTACCACATGCATGCCGGGATGTTTCAGATCGTCACTGTCGCCAATCCCGATGGGAGCGAAGCATGA
- a CDS encoding RNA polymerase sigma factor, producing the protein MDDTSNEALIGRAIAGDKPAFTALVESEIARLIAFATRMLGSPSLAEDVVQDGLASVWLTRHRLDPSKPIGPYLTTIVLNKCRDKLRRRKVAGFLGLPSGREADAVADDAPNPENVAGAREQLRLVQAEIGRLPVRLQEALVLVTVEGYSQAEAAELLGTTEKAVETRIYRARNRLKERFEKFEG; encoded by the coding sequence GTGGATGACACTTCGAACGAAGCGCTGATCGGGCGGGCGATAGCGGGTGACAAGCCAGCGTTCACAGCTCTCGTCGAGAGCGAGATCGCCCGGTTGATCGCGTTTGCCACGCGTATGCTGGGTTCACCATCGCTGGCCGAAGATGTCGTCCAGGACGGTCTCGCTTCGGTCTGGCTGACACGGCATCGCCTCGACCCGAGCAAGCCCATCGGTCCCTATTTGACGACAATCGTTCTCAACAAGTGCCGCGACAAGCTTCGCCGGAGGAAAGTTGCGGGCTTCCTTGGCTTGCCGAGCGGCCGGGAAGCCGACGCCGTTGCCGACGATGCCCCTAATCCCGAAAATGTTGCCGGAGCCCGCGAACAGCTGCGGCTGGTCCAGGCCGAAATCGGGCGCTTGCCGGTGCGCCTACAAGAGGCGCTCGTGCTGGTCACTGTCGAGGGGTACAGCCAGGCCGAGGCTGCCGAGCTGCTCGGCACCACCGAGAAAGCCGTCGAGACGCGCATCTATCGTGCGCGCAACCGGCTGAAGGAGCGGTTCGAAAAGTTTGAGGGGTAG
- a CDS encoding periplasmic heavy metal sensor, whose amino-acid sequence MKKFHLVLAVLLAALAGCLGALAADRWSNDDAEDSLHQFVHDELSLTADQEERLDALEARFAVEQARLEASARAANAQLAQAMETEHEYGPEVSAAIDEVHARMGELQKATVRHVFDMREILDPDQQLQFDRKVSAALTRDPRD is encoded by the coding sequence TTGAAGAAGTTTCACCTTGTCCTCGCGGTTCTGCTGGCGGCGCTCGCCGGATGCCTCGGAGCGCTTGCCGCCGATCGCTGGTCCAACGACGATGCCGAGGACAGCCTGCACCAGTTCGTGCACGATGAACTCTCGCTCACGGCTGACCAGGAGGAGCGGCTCGATGCGCTCGAAGCGCGTTTCGCGGTAGAACAGGCAAGGCTCGAAGCCTCTGCGCGCGCAGCCAACGCACAGCTCGCCCAGGCAATGGAAACCGAGCACGAATACGGGCCCGAAGTCAGTGCCGCGATCGACGAGGTGCATGCGCGCATGGGCGAATTGCAGAAAGCGACCGTGCGGCACGTCTTCGATATGCGGGAAATTCTCGATCCCGATCAGCAGCTCCAGTTCGACCGGAAAGTGTCCGCGGCCCTCACGCGCGATCCGCGTGACTGA
- a CDS encoding class I SAM-dependent methyltransferase, which produces MKDAAVPPKEREFTPPLGKNWLTPLYDRAIAIFTRESRWRRAIVEEAALVPGDKVIDVGCGTGTLLKALMASCPEAGFIGVEPDPAALVIAQRKFGAGVDLVRWHNGFLDSLELSGGWQPDKIVSSLVLHQVPVSQKRAILEQIENLLAPGGMALIADYMRQDAPLMRALFRSSVQLLDGVKDTQPSADGAVEKLLAEIFADTELLDRIHTATGTISLWRGIKKGNVQ; this is translated from the coding sequence ATGAAAGATGCGGCAGTTCCGCCAAAAGAGCGCGAGTTCACTCCGCCCTTGGGCAAAAACTGGCTCACGCCGCTCTATGATCGCGCGATCGCAATCTTTACGCGCGAGAGCCGGTGGCGCCGCGCAATCGTCGAAGAGGCCGCATTGGTGCCCGGCGACAAGGTCATTGATGTCGGGTGCGGCACCGGGACCTTGCTCAAGGCGCTGATGGCCAGTTGTCCCGAAGCCGGCTTCATCGGCGTTGAGCCAGACCCCGCAGCGCTGGTTATCGCGCAGCGCAAATTCGGGGCCGGAGTCGATCTGGTCCGTTGGCACAACGGCTTTCTCGACAGTCTCGAGCTTTCCGGCGGCTGGCAACCAGATAAGATCGTCAGCAGCCTCGTCCTTCACCAGGTGCCCGTATCGCAAAAGCGCGCGATCCTCGAGCAGATCGAGAACCTGCTGGCCCCCGGGGGCATGGCGCTGATTGCCGACTATATGCGGCAAGATGCTCCACTCATGCGCGCGCTGTTCCGTTCGAGCGTTCAGCTTCTCGACGGCGTGAAGGACACCCAGCCGAGCGCCGACGGAGCCGTCGAGAAATTGCTCGCCGAGATTTTCGCGGACACCGAATTGCTCGATCGTATCCATACCGCGACCGGAACCATTTCTCTCTGGCGCGGCATCAAGAAAGGCAATGTTCAATGA
- a CDS encoding DUF411 domain-containing protein yields the protein MNLMKDSRPLRRSLAASLLLALAACSNAAQAATYTMYRDAGCGCCLNWAGHVEHGLEAEVASVDTDDMAALKTARGVPQDLWSCHTMEVDGYIIEGHVPAGAVAKLLRERPEGVAGLAVPGMPLGSPGMEVGDQVQPYDVIAFGPGGRSVFASYP from the coding sequence ATGAACCTCATGAAAGACTCGAGACCGCTGCGCCGTTCGCTGGCGGCCTCGCTCCTCCTCGCCCTTGCAGCCTGCTCGAATGCAGCCCAGGCCGCGACCTACACCATGTACCGCGACGCAGGATGCGGCTGCTGTCTCAACTGGGCCGGTCACGTCGAACATGGGCTCGAAGCAGAGGTCGCCTCGGTCGACACCGACGACATGGCTGCGCTCAAGACAGCCAGGGGTGTGCCGCAGGATCTGTGGTCGTGTCACACGATGGAAGTCGATGGCTATATCATCGAAGGCCACGTGCCCGCCGGTGCGGTCGCGAAGCTATTGCGCGAACGGCCTGAGGGCGTTGCCGGTCTGGCCGTGCCCGGAATGCCGCTTGGCTCGCCCGGAATGGAAGTCGGGGACCAGGTGCAGCCTTATGACGTCATCGCCTTCGGTCCAGGCGGGCGGAGCGTGTTCGCATCCTACCCGTGA
- a CDS encoding APC family permease encodes MGTGVMIGAGIFALTGQIAELAGPLFPLSFIAGALVTSLAAYSYIKMSNKWPSSGGIAMILQKAYGPGVIAASASLLMALSMVINESLVARTFATYALRPFGLESSGWLVSLAALALIIFAYLVNAAGNKSVSGFSLIMSAIKIGGIALFAVAAIWASGFSSGAFSQPVSLTNAEAMLASVAFSILAFKGFTTITNSGGEIIDPHKNVGRTIMISIAVCIVIYLLVALAVGSSLSISEIVEARDYSLAAAARPALGELGFYFTVAIAIAATTSGVIASVFAVSRMLAMLTDMKMIPHSHFGMSGGIRSHMLVYTVVIAGTLAVLFDLSRIASLGAFFYLVMDMLVHWGVLRHLRKEVGARATILLTALAADGVVLAAFAAAKLRSDPAVVAYAAIGIVAVFMGEWIYLSDNSEAPASHKDDRSEEKS; translated from the coding sequence ATGGGAACCGGCGTCATGATCGGTGCCGGCATATTCGCGCTGACCGGGCAGATCGCCGAGCTTGCCGGTCCGCTCTTCCCCTTATCCTTCATCGCTGGCGCGCTGGTAACCTCGCTGGCGGCCTACAGCTATATCAAGATGTCGAACAAATGGCCGTCTTCGGGCGGCATCGCGATGATCTTGCAAAAAGCATACGGACCCGGCGTGATCGCCGCCTCTGCCTCGCTCCTGATGGCGCTCTCGATGGTCATCAATGAAAGCCTCGTGGCCCGCACCTTCGCGACTTATGCGCTGCGCCCGTTCGGCCTCGAAAGCAGCGGGTGGCTCGTTTCTCTCGCAGCGCTTGCCCTCATCATCTTCGCCTATCTCGTCAATGCAGCGGGCAACAAGTCGGTAAGCGGCTTCTCGCTCATCATGTCCGCCATCAAGATCGGCGGCATCGCGCTGTTCGCAGTCGCGGCGATCTGGGCCAGCGGTTTTTCATCAGGCGCGTTTTCGCAGCCCGTTTCGCTGACGAATGCAGAAGCCATGCTCGCCTCTGTTGCTTTCTCGATCCTCGCCTTCAAGGGCTTCACCACGATTACCAATAGCGGCGGCGAAATCATCGACCCGCACAAGAATGTCGGTCGGACCATCATGATCTCGATCGCGGTCTGCATCGTGATCTATCTGCTCGTCGCATTGGCGGTGGGTTCGAGCCTGAGCATATCCGAGATCGTCGAGGCGCGCGATTATTCGCTCGCGGCAGCGGCGCGTCCGGCGCTGGGTGAGCTGGGCTTCTATTTCACCGTCGCGATCGCGATCGCCGCCACGACTTCGGGCGTGATCGCGAGCGTATTTGCTGTGTCGCGCATGCTTGCGATGCTGACCGACATGAAGATGATCCCGCACAGCCATTTCGGCATGAGCGGCGGAATTCGCAGCCACATGCTGGTCTATACGGTGGTCATTGCCGGGACGCTTGCCGTCCTGTTCGATCTGTCGCGGATCGCCTCGCTGGGCGCCTTCTTCTACCTCGTCATGGATATGCTGGTGCATTGGGGCGTCCTGCGTCACCTGCGCAAGGAAGTCGGCGCGCGCGCAACAATACTTCTTACAGCACTCGCGGCAGATGGCGTGGTCCTTGCAGCCTTTGCCGCGGCCAAATTGCGCAGCGATCCTGCCGTTGTCGCCTATGCGGCGATCGGCATCGTCGCAGTCTTCATGGGAGAATGGATTTACCTTTCGGACAATTCCGAAGCGCCCGCTTCTCACAAAGATGATCGGTCAGAAGAGAAGAGTTGA
- a CDS encoding glutaredoxin: MTTRTAAVYRMVMEDHVCPYGIKTVDLLKRQGFEVDDHHLTSREETDAFKDKHNVETTPQTFIEDKRIGGYDDVREFFGKSRSQPEEGETSYQPVFAIFAVALLLALGLSWAFFDNLFTVRAAEWFVSLSMTLLAVQKLQDVRSFSTMFLNYDLLARRWVPYGFVYPFGEAAAGILMTAGALTWLSAPLALFIGTVGAVSVFKAVYIDKRELKCACVGGSSNVPLGFVSLTENLFMIGMGLWMGAKLLA; encoded by the coding sequence ATGACGACCCGAACAGCGGCGGTCTACCGCATGGTAATGGAGGACCATGTCTGTCCCTATGGCATCAAGACGGTCGATCTTCTCAAGCGGCAAGGTTTCGAGGTCGACGATCATCACCTGACCAGCAGGGAGGAAACCGACGCATTCAAGGACAAGCACAACGTCGAGACCACCCCGCAGACCTTTATCGAAGACAAGCGCATTGGCGGCTATGACGATGTCCGCGAGTTCTTCGGCAAGAGCCGTTCGCAGCCAGAGGAAGGCGAGACCAGCTATCAGCCGGTCTTTGCGATTTTCGCGGTCGCGCTTCTGCTCGCGCTCGGACTGAGCTGGGCTTTTTTTGATAACCTCTTCACTGTCCGGGCCGCCGAATGGTTCGTGAGCCTATCGATGACCCTGCTCGCCGTTCAGAAGCTTCAGGACGTGCGCAGTTTCTCGACGATGTTCCTCAACTACGACCTACTCGCACGGCGCTGGGTGCCCTATGGCTTCGTCTACCCGTTCGGCGAAGCCGCTGCCGGCATTCTCATGACCGCGGGCGCGCTGACTTGGCTTTCTGCTCCGTTGGCATTGTTCATCGGCACCGTCGGCGCTGTCAGCGTCTTCAAAGCGGTCTACATCGACAAGCGTGAGCTCAAATGCGCCTGCGTGGGCGGCAGCAGCAATGTGCCGCTCGGCTTCGTCTCGCTGACCGAAAATCTGTTCATGATCGGAATGGGTCTGTGGATGGGCGCGAAGCTTCTCGCATGA
- a CDS encoding potassium channel family protein has protein sequence MITALLLAVLLFLSAVASHLAILGVGHRLLDRRRDTLAKLAVSLLVLASHFLVAILFAAGFWLGAQWGLGGFDKAPSMDWMDYFYFSLINVTTLGLGDIYPTEHLRVLAGVEALTGFALISCSAQLFWTMMQKGEKA, from the coding sequence ATGATCACCGCGCTCCTTCTCGCCGTCCTTCTGTTCCTCTCGGCTGTCGCTTCGCACCTTGCCATTCTGGGTGTCGGTCACCGGCTTCTCGACCGGCGCCGCGATACGCTGGCAAAGCTTGCCGTTTCGCTGCTCGTGCTCGCGTCGCATTTTCTGGTCGCGATCCTTTTTGCAGCAGGTTTCTGGCTGGGCGCGCAATGGGGCCTGGGAGGTTTCGACAAGGCGCCTTCCATGGACTGGATGGACTACTTCTATTTCTCGCTCATCAACGTGACCACACTGGGCCTGGGCGACATTTATCCGACCGAGCACCTGAGAGTTCTGGCCGGCGTCGAGGCCCTCACCGGCTTCGCTCTCATCAGCTGCTCGGCGCAGCTATTCTGGACCATGATGCAAAAAGGAGAAAAAGCATGA
- a CDS encoding DUF305 domain-containing protein, whose translation MTEKTTHSDKGGGGSYWRFMAMVSTSTVIMFFLMYANTFTVDDLFWSETRFWMMFVMGAMMMVVMLLFMWGMYKDRTKNFIILGVGAFVFALALWLVRSQTTVDDTEYMAAMIPHHSIAIMTSERASLKDPRVRELAQAIIVAQRREIAEMKYLIDDIEQNGPRTEERLPEEMQP comes from the coding sequence ATGACTGAAAAGACGACCCACTCGGACAAGGGAGGGGGCGGCAGCTACTGGCGATTCATGGCCATGGTGTCGACCTCGACCGTGATCATGTTCTTCCTGATGTATGCCAACACCTTTACCGTCGATGATCTTTTCTGGAGCGAAACGCGCTTCTGGATGATGTTTGTCATGGGCGCGATGATGATGGTTGTCATGCTGCTCTTCATGTGGGGCATGTACAAGGACCGGACCAAGAACTTCATTATTCTGGGCGTCGGCGCCTTCGTGTTCGCCCTCGCGCTGTGGCTGGTGCGCAGCCAGACCACCGTCGACGATACCGAATATATGGCAGCGATGATCCCGCACCACTCGATCGCGATCATGACCAGCGAACGCGCGAGCCTGAAGGATCCTCGCGTGCGCGAACTCGCTCAGGCCATCATCGTCGCCCAGCGCCGCGAAATCGCCGAGATGAAATATCTCATCGACGATATCGAACAGAACGGTCCTCGGACCGAAGAACGCCTGCCCGAGGAGATGCAGCCATGA
- a CDS encoding DUF6692 family protein, translated as MNKIAFTALIALPLAACNSNTAPGNDREAQLDPPATAAPIEDAASALANVDPGLMLPGTMNDADLAALGAGQACQFRLTEVAFPSFVYDGDGSGAIKINGKLIPVASDGPGSYSNGELRIKTRMLDGEGDAGLQMQEMIVAAPRAKDEFGFWGYTTCPAEGA; from the coding sequence ATGAACAAGATAGCTTTCACGGCGCTCATCGCGCTACCGCTTGCCGCCTGCAATTCGAACACCGCTCCGGGCAACGACCGCGAAGCCCAGCTCGACCCGCCTGCCACTGCCGCGCCGATCGAGGATGCGGCCAGTGCACTGGCAAATGTTGACCCGGGCCTCATGCTTCCCGGGACCATGAATGACGCGGACCTTGCTGCTCTGGGCGCAGGACAGGCCTGCCAGTTCCGCCTGACCGAAGTGGCCTTTCCCTCATTTGTCTATGACGGTGACGGGAGCGGAGCGATCAAGATCAATGGCAAATTGATCCCCGTCGCTTCTGATGGTCCCGGTAGCTATTCGAATGGCGAGCTTCGGATCAAAACCCGTATGTTGGATGGTGAAGGCGATGCGGGCTTGCAAATGCAGGAGATGATCGTCGCAGCGCCAAGAGCCAAGGATGAATTCGGCTTTTGGGGCTATACCACCTGTCCGGCTGAAGGAGCCTGA
- a CDS encoding NAD(P)-dependent oxidoreductase, giving the protein MTDTRPIAVFGAGGKTGTELLRRALASDIPIRAFEHTVPGSDERVGDFEYIECDVLSDDFAGDLDGCRAVISTLGVAFGPGNAMDPPPLYTDGTRNLLEAMAQTKIDRIAVISAAFVEHQSSVPAWFELTAKPALFNILEQMRAMEAMLSDAQGIKWTAARPGWLLDEPYTGDAVITDERLAEGCFRCRHADLAASLLDFVCEDTWINAKPAIGRPEAEHFESPAAIKAELGID; this is encoded by the coding sequence ATGACTGATACGAGGCCCATCGCTGTCTTCGGGGCGGGCGGGAAGACCGGCACCGAGCTATTGAGGCGTGCCCTTGCCTCGGACATACCGATCCGCGCCTTCGAACACACAGTGCCTGGATCAGACGAGCGGGTGGGCGACTTCGAATATATCGAATGCGATGTGCTGTCGGACGATTTCGCGGGCGATCTCGATGGCTGCCGCGCGGTTATCTCGACGCTCGGTGTCGCTTTCGGTCCGGGCAATGCGATGGATCCACCGCCGCTCTATACCGATGGCACGCGCAACCTGCTCGAGGCGATGGCACAGACGAAGATCGACCGCATTGCCGTGATCTCCGCTGCCTTCGTCGAACATCAGTCGAGCGTCCCGGCGTGGTTTGAACTCACCGCCAAGCCTGCATTGTTCAATATACTCGAGCAGATGCGCGCCATGGAAGCGATGCTCAGCGACGCCCAAGGCATCAAATGGACGGCCGCACGACCGGGCTGGCTGCTGGATGAGCCTTACACCGGCGATGCCGTCATTACGGACGAACGCTTGGCAGAAGGCTGTTTCCGCTGCCGTCATGCTGATCTCGCGGCGAGCCTGCTCGATTTCGTGTGCGAAGATACCTGGATCAACGCAAAGCCTGCCATCGGCAGGCCCGAAGCCGAACATTTCGAAAGTCCCGCCGCCATCAAGGCCGAACTCGGGATCGATTGA